The Merismopedia glauca CCAP 1448/3 DNA window TTCGCGATAAAACGGTGGATGATTTTAGGTGTTTACTCTCTGCAACTATGTACCAAAAGTCTTCAAATTTCACTGATTTCTATGTCACTAGTTAAATCGATTTGACAAGCTAATCTCGCTTGGGGGTTATCTGGTGCGAGAATTTCTAAAAGTTCTTTTTCATCAGCTTGAGGTGGGGAAATTTTACCTTTAATTGCGACGATGCAAGTCCCACAAATTCCAGTACGACACCCAAACAATACTGGCGAGTTAGTGACAGTTAAATGTTCGGATAGATGAGAGTGCTGAGGCAGTTTTATCGGTTTATATTTGACATCAGAAAATTTAATTAGGTACTCGATTGAGTTCATGATTTTTATTGAGATATATTAGAGAAAATAGAAAATAATACAACAAATATTTGTTTTATAGGGGCGGGTTTAGCAAGGAAATTTATACAAAGCTATCGACATTAAACAAAACCCGCCCTCTTCACATCAATTTCAATTTTACAAATCTATATTAAACCAAACCTGTCCTCTTCACATGGATTTCATTTTACAGATATATATTAAGCTCCTGTGGATTTAAATCATATATTTGCTTTTCCTTCTTCCCTCTTCCTTCTTCCTTAATTGAAACAATCTGATTATTTTGTGTTTTTTGACCATTGAGAAGGTGTGAGTTCATTGACATAGTTGATGTATTGAATTAGGGGGCGATCGATGTTTAATATAGTTTTGGGATTAAAGTTAATATTGTCATAAATTATGCCGTCTTCTTGTTTGAGAGTATAGTAGGCTAATCGGGTGAGTAATAATAGGATTTGAGAGACGAGCCAACCCACGATTCCCGATCTTTTTTGGGTGACATATATCGGTTGAATAATTGCTAGGCGATCGCGCCAGCTAACCGGAGGTTTATCGCTTGATGGTTTGTACGCATAAATCATATGTAATGGCGGCATAAAACGGACGTTTTTCATAATAGTCAACATCCCAATACAACCATCAACATATCTCATCGAGTATTCATATTTTTCACCTAGGATAAATCTTCCCATTCTCTCGCGCCAAGTAGTAAAAGGCAGTTCTCCTTTTAAGGTGAAATCAATAATATTAGTAGTGAAGTTTCGGTTTACAGATAACTCCATTTTAATATCTAATTTATGAACTGTTTGTAAATGTTGTACGTCTATTCCATTCATCATACAAATATGATGATGACATTTTCTAGTAAAAGCTTTATCCCAAGAAACAACTATTTCTCTGCCTTTTAGTTCGTCAAAATCTGGTAATTGCTTGTCTGGAAATAACTCTGGATATACCCAAATAAAACCATATTTTTCAGTCGTCGCATATCCTCTAGTTTTTGCAGTTTCAGGAATGAAGTTTTGGCAGGGAATATCTTGGCATTTACCAGTTTCATCAAATGCCCAATGATGAAAAAAACACCTGACTAAATTACCGTCAACTTTACCTATACCTAAGTCTGTTCCTAAATGAGGACAGTAAGCATCTAAAGCTTTGACCTTGCTATCTTCTCCTCGAAAAAGTACTATTCTTTGTCCACAAATATCTAAAGATTTAATCTTGCCTTGAACAAGTTCTTGACTGGGAATAGTAACATACCAACCTTTAGGAATTATGTCCCAATTATTGAAGATATTCATGTCAAAAATTTTTCACGAGTCTAGCTTATTTGAAGATAAATTTATGATAGCTCTTGGTCGTTGAAAAACAAGTCAGAGACAAAAATTAATGGCGTTAAATCGGGTTTTGTACGGCTTTTTGTGGGCTTTTGGCATGGCGATCGCTCGCTATCTCTGGATACGGTAATATAAGCGATAAATCGCGTCTCTAATTTCGACTCGTGCTATAAGCTGTCATCTTGGCAAGATCCAGGCAAATTGTGCAATTTTAGATAGACAGCTAAGCCATTGCAAGTTAATCTGATAGATCGATCGCTCGTACATAAAGTAATTGACTATGCGTATATTAGTTACTGGTGGTGCAGGATTTATTGGTTCTCATCTGATAGATAGTTTAATGTCACAAGAGCATGAGGTCATCTGTTTAGATAATTTTTACACTGGTACTAAGCGCAATATCCTCAAATGGATTGGGCATCCTTATTTTGAACTGATTCGTCATGATATTACTGAACCAATCCGCTTAGAAGTAGATCAAATTTATCATCTCGCTTGTCCCGCTTCTCCAGTTCATTATCAGTATAATCCGGTAAAAACCGTCAAAACTAACGTGATCGGAACCTTACATATGCTAGGTTTGGCGAAACGGGTGAAAGCCAGGTTTTTGCTAGCTTCAACTTCCGAAGTATATGGCGATCCTGACGTACATCCCCAAACAGAAGATTATCGGGGAAATGTGAACCCAATTGGGCTGAGGGCGTGTTATGACGAAGGAAAGCGAGTTGCAGAGACGTTATCTTTTGATTATCACCGCCAAAATGGGGTAGATATCCGAGTTGCTAGAATCTTTAACACCTATGGTCCCCGAATGTTAGAAAATGACGGTAGAGTTGTCAGTAATTTTATCGTTCAGGCGCTACAGGGGATTCCTTTAACAGTGTATGGGGATGGTTCGCAAACGCGGAGTTTTTGCTATGTTTCCGATTTGGTAGAGGGATTGATGGGGTTGATGAATGGCGATCGCATTGGTCCTGTAAACTTGGGTAATCCTGGAGAATATACCATTCTAGAATTAGCTGAAAAAATTCAACAAATGGTGAATCCAGATACAGATATTGTCTTTAAACCTTTACCCCAAGACGATCCCAAACAAAGACAACCAGATATTACCCAAGCGAAAACCTATCTAGGATGGGAACCAACTATAGCTTTACAAGATGGCTTAAAAATAACCATTGGTGATTTCCGCGAACGAATGATGGAAGAGAATTCAAACTAAAACTTAGCAATTCTTATCGCAATCGCAATTTTCCCCCAGTAATTCCCCAGCTTTTCCCCAAGCTGAAGTAGCTTTTCCACAGATAGTTGATAGTTTTCCACAGGTAAAAATTGAGATTCTCGGTATTGGCTTCCCACTCAAAATTTAGCTGTGGATTACTCAGATCTACCAAATGAGGTAGCTGTTTATTAAACAATGTTAAGCCAATCGACTCCAAACCCTAATCAAATCGTCAAGTCCGAATCGTTAAACTGTCATTTGTAACATTACGCAATATTGACAGAACCCGACAAGAATTAGAAAATAGTCCGACTAGGAGAAATTAGATACCTTAGTCCAGCTTCTAGGGAGAACTTCCCTGGGGAGGGTCTTTGTGTTTTTTTTACCTGGTAATACTATTGATTTTTGCCATTGCTAAGGAGTTTGATGAGTCTCAAAGTCAGCATTTTGACAGAAATCCCAGAAGAACTACACGCATCCTTGCGATCGTACCTCGAAAGTCATCCTAACTGGGATCAAGATCGAGTTTTTGCCGCCGCTTTATCTCTCTTTTTGCTGCAAAACCAACCAAATAAACCGATAGAGGCATCTCCCAACTATCGTGCTTGTGCGCGCGTTTACTTAGAAAGTCTATTTCAGCGTCCCGCTTAATCACCAAAGCGCTTGTAGGATAGAAAAGACGCACATATTTTTGATTGGTAGAAGTTGGTATGACTGAGGATAAATCCCCAAGACCTTTAGTAATTCCCCAGTTAATTGTAGGTTTAGGCAATCCAGAGGCAAAATACCAGCAAACACGTCATAACATTGGTTTTACTGCGGTAGAGGCTTTAGCTCGCTTTTGGCAACTTAATTGGAGTGAAAATCGCAAATTTCAAGGTTGGTTTGCTGAAGGGACTACGGCTGAAGGTAACAAAGTTAAGCTACTTAAACCAACCACATATATGAATAATTCTGGCACCGCTATCCGAGCGGTGATAGATTGGTACAAACTACCGCCAGAGTCAGTGTTAGTAATTTACGATGACATGGATTTACCTCTAGGTAAATTGCGATTGCGCCTTTCTGGTTCGGCTGGAGGACACAATGGGATGAAATCGACAATTTCCCATTTGGGAACCCAAAACTTTCCCCGTTTGAGAATCGGAATTGGTCGTTCTAATGGTAACTATGAGTCAATTTCTCATGTTTTAGGAAATTTTTCGCAATCGGAAATTGAATTACTAACTCCAACTCTAGATATAGTCGTGAAAGCTGTTGAATCTAGCTTAATCTATGGAGTTGAGAAGGCAATGAGTTTGTACAATAGCAAGAGTTGAGTGCTTCACTAGACTTCTGGCAAAAATCAAGCTTGAATCTCTTTTCCCCCGTAAGATTAAACGGCTACAGTTCTTAAACTTTCAGCCACAGCAAAAATGTTCTCTATCGCTTCTTCCACCACTCGATCTGGAGTCGAAGCACCTGAAGTCACCCCTACAGTTACTTTTCCTTCCGGTAACCAGTTCTCAGCGACTTGTAACTCTTCACCAAGAGGTTTGTGTTCGATGCGATTATCAGAACCTATGCGATCGCTGCTATCTATATGATAGGAAGGAATATTTCGCTCTATGGCAATTTCTTGTAAATGGGTAGTGTTAGAAGAATTAAACCCACCAATCACCACCATAACATCTAGAGGTTCTTCCACCAACGCGAACATGGCATCTTGCCTTTCTTGAGTGGCATCACAAATCGTGTTAAAGCTTTGAAAATGCTCTGTTAGTTCTGTTGGGCCATACTTCTGCATCATCGTGCGTTCTAGCAGCTTGCCGATGTGTTCGGTTTCGGTTTTGAGCATGGTAGTTTGATTGGCAATTCCGACTCGTTCTAAATCCACATCAGGATCGAAACCAGCAGACATGGCACGAGCAAATTTAGCTAAAAACTCCTCTCTATTGCCACCATTGAGGATGTAGTTACACACATACTCAGCTTGTTGTAAATTTAAAACGATCAGATATTTCCCTGCAAAGGAACTAGTAGCAACAGTTTCTTCATGGTTATACTTGCCGTGGATAATGGAAGTATATTCTTTCTTTTTATGCTTTTCTACAGTATTCCAAACCTTAGATACCCAAGGACAAGTCGTATCTACTATTTTGCAGCCTTTTTCGTTTAATAACTGCATTTCTTGGACACTAGCTCCAAAAGCTGGCAAAATTACCACATCCCCAGCACCAACTACAGAAAAGTCTTTTTCGCCAGCAATTACCTCGATAAATCCGACTTCCATATCCCGCAATCGCTGATTTACCGAAGGGTTATGAATAATTTCATTAGTAATCCAAATCTTTTCGGTGGGGAAATGCTGACGGGTTTCGTAAGCCATTGCTACGGCGCGTTCTACCCCCCAACAAAACCCAAAAGATTGAGCTAACTTAATGGTGACATTACCTCTTGTCAGGGTGTAATTATTTTCCCGAATTTGCTGGATGAGGGGACTTTGATATTCTGAATCCATCACCCCAGCAACTTCCTCGGCATGACCGAATCCTTTACGATGGTAGTTATCTGAGTTGTGGAGCGATCGCTTAAAGGCTTTTGTATCCATATTTGCCACTGGGCACCAATCATCGTCACTATCAATGATAGTAGAGACGTAGCA harbors:
- a CDS encoding UDP-glucuronic acid decarboxylase family protein, which produces MRILVTGGAGFIGSHLIDSLMSQEHEVICLDNFYTGTKRNILKWIGHPYFELIRHDITEPIRLEVDQIYHLACPASPVHYQYNPVKTVKTNVIGTLHMLGLAKRVKARFLLASTSEVYGDPDVHPQTEDYRGNVNPIGLRACYDEGKRVAETLSFDYHRQNGVDIRVARIFNTYGPRMLENDGRVVSNFIVQALQGIPLTVYGDGSQTRSFCYVSDLVEGLMGLMNGDRIGPVNLGNPGEYTILELAEKIQQMVNPDTDIVFKPLPQDDPKQRQPDITQAKTYLGWEPTIALQDGLKITIGDFRERMMEENSN
- a CDS encoding 2Fe-2S iron-sulfur cluster-binding protein, yielding MNSIEYLIKFSDVKYKPIKLPQHSHLSEHLTVTNSPVLFGCRTGICGTCIVAIKGKISPPQADEKELLEILAPDNPQARLACQIDLTSDIEISEI
- a CDS encoding 4-hydroxy-3-methylbut-2-enyl diphosphate reductase, with translation MDTKAFKRSLHNSDNYHRKGFGHAEEVAGVMDSEYQSPLIQQIRENNYTLTRGNVTIKLAQSFGFCWGVERAVAMAYETRQHFPTEKIWITNEIIHNPSVNQRLRDMEVGFIEVIAGEKDFSVVGAGDVVILPAFGASVQEMQLLNEKGCKIVDTTCPWVSKVWNTVEKHKKKEYTSIIHGKYNHEETVATSSFAGKYLIVLNLQQAEYVCNYILNGGNREEFLAKFARAMSAGFDPDVDLERVGIANQTTMLKTETEHIGKLLERTMMQKYGPTELTEHFQSFNTICDATQERQDAMFALVEEPLDVMVVIGGFNSSNTTHLQEIAIERNIPSYHIDSSDRIGSDNRIEHKPLGEELQVAENWLPEGKVTVGVTSGASTPDRVVEEAIENIFAVAESLRTVAV
- a CDS encoding DUF2811 domain-containing protein, translated to MSLKVSILTEIPEELHASLRSYLESHPNWDQDRVFAAALSLFLLQNQPNKPIEASPNYRACARVYLESLFQRPA
- the pth gene encoding aminoacyl-tRNA hydrolase encodes the protein MTEDKSPRPLVIPQLIVGLGNPEAKYQQTRHNIGFTAVEALARFWQLNWSENRKFQGWFAEGTTAEGNKVKLLKPTTYMNNSGTAIRAVIDWYKLPPESVLVIYDDMDLPLGKLRLRLSGSAGGHNGMKSTISHLGTQNFPRLRIGIGRSNGNYESISHVLGNFSQSEIELLTPTLDIVVKAVESSLIYGVEKAMSLYNSKS
- a CDS encoding aromatic ring-hydroxylating oxygenase subunit alpha, producing MNIFNNWDIIPKGWYVTIPSQELVQGKIKSLDICGQRIVLFRGEDSKVKALDAYCPHLGTDLGIGKVDGNLVRCFFHHWAFDETGKCQDIPCQNFIPETAKTRGYATTEKYGFIWVYPELFPDKQLPDFDELKGREIVVSWDKAFTRKCHHHICMMNGIDVQHLQTVHKLDIKMELSVNRNFTTNIIDFTLKGELPFTTWRERMGRFILGEKYEYSMRYVDGCIGMLTIMKNVRFMPPLHMIYAYKPSSDKPPVSWRDRLAIIQPIYVTQKRSGIVGWLVSQILLLLTRLAYYTLKQEDGIIYDNINFNPKTILNIDRPLIQYINYVNELTPSQWSKNTK